Genomic segment of Corynebacterium urealyticum DSM 7109:
TGAGGGCGCGGTCATGGACAGCCTCCAGGAGATCATCGACGCCTACCGCGAAGCCTCCCTCCACCTCGATTTGAAGGAGTGGAAGAACCGCCCGTGGTACAAGCAGTACCTCGATAATGTCTTCCGTCTGACCAGCGCGCTGCAGTAGGCCAGCCCAGGGCAATTACTTTTCTCCCGCAAAATGCCACGGAAAGGCCTCACCTGTGCCTACACTGACTAGCTACATAAAGAAAAGTTTCGGCCCGCCGAACTGCCCCTGACGCACGCAGCTATCCACGGACCAAGAGCGAGGAACAGTAATGAGCAGCACAGCGACCTCTCCCCAGCGCCCCAAGCCCAACGTCAGCGGGCACAAGGCAAAGGAAGTCCTCCCGGACGTCGACGTCGCCGAAATCGCGTCCAGCGTCTTCGACTTCCTCTCCGCCACGCGCCGCCTCATGAGCCGCCCGAGCGCCGATATGAACATCTCCCAGTCCGAGATCGAGGTGCTGCAGTTCATCTCCCAGCACCCGGGCTGCGGTGTCTCCGAGATCGCCCGGCTGCGCTTCCTCCGCGCCTCCAACGTCTCCGCGACCGTCCGTCGCCTCATCAACGACGGCCTCGTGGACCGGCAGGCCAATGACTACGACCGCCGCGCCCAGGACCTCTACCTCACCGACAAGGGGGTGGACGTCATGAACGCCATCACCGACCAGTGGGCCATCTTCATCGCCCAGGCCACCTCCCGGATGGAGCGATCCGATGTCCGCAAGCTGCGCGACGGTGTGCCCGCCCTGCGCGGACTCTCGGACGCCGCGGAGACGATCATCGATAACCTCCAGCGGGAGCGCGAACGAGTGATCTAGCCGGGGCGACCGAAGGAACACCCCGGTCGCGGCCCTAGTGGCGGTAGCGCTACTGGGCGTGCGGGGCGAACTTCGCGGCCAGCAACGTGCCCGCGATAGCCACCGCCACCGAAGCCACCATGCACAGCCCCAGGGCCAGCATCCGATCGGAGCCCAGGCCCACCAGCGGGCTCATCACCCCGGCCACCACGAACTGCCCCGCCCCCAGGACCGCCGAGCCAGCGCCAGCGCGATCCGCCGCCAAACCCTGGGCCAGCGCGGTGGAATTGGACATGTTCAACCCCACCCCGAAGGTGGCCACGAAAACCGCAGCCGCCAGGGCGTACATCGCGGCGTCGACGTCCCTGGGAAGGACGAGGGCACATAACAACACCGCCACCGCCCCAGCAGCGATCACGCAGACCGCCACGCGCTGGAGCCGCCGCGCGCCGATGCGGCCCACCAGGCGGATATTCAAAGAATTCGCGCTCAAAAGTGCGACAGCGTTGAGGGCAAACATCACGGAGAAGCCCACCGAGCTCAAGCCGAAGACCTCCTGATAGACAAAGGAGGAACCGGAGATGAAGGCAAACATCGTGCCGAAACCGAAGGCGAAAGCCATCGCATAACCCACGAACGCCGGGCGGCGGAAAAGCCCCAGCATGTTCCGGTACATCCGCACCGGCCCACCACCATGGCGGCGCTCCACCGGCAGCGTTTCCGGCTGGCGCGAGGCCACGAGGATCTGGGTCAACGCGATCAGCGCCAGCGTGAAGAAGATCGCCCGCCAACCTGCAGCCTGGTTGATGACCCCGCCCAGCAGCGGCGCAAGGATCGGGGCCACACCGATGATGAGCATCATGACCGACAGCGCCTGGGCGGCGGCCGAGCCGCGCAGTTTATCGGCGATCATCGCGCGGGTGAGCACCACGCCGGTGCCGCCAGCAACACCCTGGAAGAAGCGAGCAGCGATCAACACTGCGGCTGTGGGAGCGATCGCGCACACGACGGAGGCAATCAGCCCCAGCACCATCCCGAAACACAACAGCCCCCGGCGGCCCCGGCCGTCCGAGAGCGGCCCAATCAGCAGCTGTCCCATGGCCATGCCCACCATGTAGGCGGTGATGGAGAGCTGAACCACGGCGGGGCTCGCCCCCAGGTCCCGACCGATCAGCGGTAGGGCGGGCAGGTACATATCCGTCCCCAGCGGCCCGCCCGCAGACAGCAGCGCGAAGCCCGCCAAGGTCAGTACACCGAACTGCTGCTTCTTCGAATCCATTGTTGTTTTTCACTCCACAAAGCCCAGCGCCGCGGTGCCTGTGAGCACCGCGGCGCTGGGCGTAACAAGAACTAGCGGGGACTTTTAAGCGTCGCGCTTCTTCAGGGCGATCAGGCCAGCGATGAAGAAGACCACACAGAATGCTGCGAAGTAGAGGATGGACCCAACCTGCCCCCACGGGGCGTCCGGGGTGTCCATCATCATCGTTGCCATGTCGATGTTGTTGAAGGGCATGTACGGCGGCAGCCAGTCGCGAATCTTCGGGACCAGCGGCACGACCGCGCTCTCGACAACGAGCTTCCACAGCAGCAGGGCCGCGATGCTGGCCGCAGTCGAGCGGAGCAGGTACCCCACGCCCGTGGAGATGACGACGGAGAGCAGGGCGTACAGCACCAGGCGACCAATCGCGGTCCACAGGCCATCCGCCCCGAAGCCGGCGCCCTCCAGGATCGTGTCGTTATCGGTGATGATGCGGGAGGCAGCGAACTTGCTGGTCCACACGGATAGCACCGCGCTGATGAAGGTCAGCACCATGGCAAGCACGCCATAGACCAGGACCTTCGCAAAAGGCACCGGGAGACGCTTCGGCGTGGCGAGCAGCGTGTTCTTCGCGGTGCCATTGGCGTACTCGTTGGTCACGTTGAGCACAGCCTGGATGATGATAATCATCATGCCGAAGACGAGCATGCCGCCCAGCGCACCCGTTGCATCCAGGGCGTTCTTCGCATCGACGACCCCGGCGACGTCCGCTGGACCATCGCCCTCGGTGGCCGATTGGTAGATCATGCCGGCGCCAACACCGTTCAGCGCAGCGAAGGCCACAGCGAAGAAGAGGATGAGCCCGGAGGTCCACCACACCGCCTTGGTCGTGGAGAGCTTGAGCCATTCAGACTTAATCAGGTTCATGGGTTCTTTACTCCCCCTTCTCGATGCGGTTGCCTGCGCCGTCGACCGGAACACCCGGCTCGGCGGTGGATGGGGTGGCGGGAATGCCCGGGGCGTCCAGCCCGGCCTTGGCCTGGTACTCGACGGAATGCCCGGTCTGCTGCATGAATGCCTCCTCCAGGGAAGCGGACTTCTGGCTCAGCTCGTTCAGGCGCAGCCCGTAGGTGAAGGCCAGGCCGCCCACCCAGTCGGTGTCGTGGTCCGGGACGACCAGGATGTCGCGGCCCTCGACATCCTTACTGCGCTCGAAGGTCACGGCCTCCTCACGCAGCGCGTTTTCCATCTCGGCCAGGTGCTCGGAACGCACGATCGTGGTGGTCTGGGAGGAGCTCTTGATGAACTCGTGGACGGACTGATCCGCTACCAGCTTGCCCTTACCGATCACAATCAGATGATCCGCGGTCTGCGCCATCTCGGAGAGCAGGTGGGAGCTGATCAGCACCGTGCGCCCCTCGCGGGCGAGCTGGCGGACGAAGTCACGCACCCAGCGGATACCCTCCGGGTCGAGGCCGTTGACCGGCTCGTCCAGGATCAGGACCTCCGGGTCGCCCAAGAGTGCCGCGGCGAGCCCCAGACGCTGCCCCATGCCGAGAGAGAACTTGCCTGCCTTGCGGCCGGCGACGTTGGACAGACCAACGATATCCAGCACCTCGTCCACTCGCGTGCGGGAGAAGCCATTCGCCGCAGCGATCCAGCGCAAGTGGTTGACGGCGGAGCGGTTGGGGTGAACCCACTTCGCATCCAGAAGGGTGCCGACCTTGGTCAGGGGGCGGTCAAATTCCGCGTAACGCTTACCGTCAATCAGAGCGGAACCACTGGTCGGCGTGTCCAGCCCGACGATCATTCGCATCGTCGTGGACTTTCCGGCGCCGTTGGGACCGAGGAACCCGGTGACAATCCCGGGTTTGACCTCAAAATCCAAGTTGTCGACAACGGTGGTGCCACCGTATGCCTTGGACAGCGAGTTCACTTTGATCATGGCCACCAGTTTGCCATAGAAAGCAGACATCCCAACAGACCAGCAGCCTGCCTTTCCGCTGCATACCCCTACCTGCCCCGCAATCCCCCCTGACCAATCCCCGCACAGTGCGGCTTCAGTCACCCCGTAGGATCCCACGCAACGTTTGTGACGGGAGTGGCAATAGTGAAATGTGCCCTGCGTTATAATCAGGCCATGTCTGCGCCGCTCTATGCCGATGCCGATCGGTGGATGGATCGTGACGACTCGCCCGCGGGCGGTCGCACGGTCCGCGGCCTCATTGCCCCAGCCATGGCGCTGCCCAAGCGCTTCCTCAACTTCATCTCCACCACGCCCGGGATCCTGACGATTATCTCCTTCCTACTCGTCGCCGCGATCCTCGCCGCTGGTGGCGCGATGGCGCTGAGCTCCACCTGGCGGCAGAACGACCTCAACACCCTGGTGAGCCGCACCGAGCCGCTATCCAACGCGGCCCAGGAACTCTTCAACTCCCTCTCTGTCGCGGACTCTGCCGCCACCACGGAGTTCCTCGAAACCAAGGAGCAAAGCTCCACCCAGTCCCAGAGCTACGACCGACACATCGCCAACGCGAGCCAGGAGATCATCAAGGCCTCCGCCGGCATCGACAATGTCGACTCCCGCGAGATGGAGCTCGTCCTCCAGCTGCAGACGAGCCTGCCCCGCTACGTCGAGCTCGTCTCCGAAGCGAGCGCGAACGACCGCTTCCGCAACCCCGTCGGAGCGTCCTACCTGACGCAGGCCTCCCACCTGATGCAGCAGACGATGCTGCCCGCCGCGGAGGAGCTCTACACCATCACCTCCAAGCAGGTCAGCGAGCAACAGCGCAACGTGATCTCGCCGATGTGGTTCCCGCTGTCCGGGCTCATCGCCGCGGTTGTCCTGCTGATCATCGCGCAGCTATGGCTCTCGGCCAACACCAACCGCGTATTCAACATCGGGTACCTGACCGCCACGACGCTCATG
This window contains:
- a CDS encoding MarR family winged helix-turn-helix transcriptional regulator; translated protein: MSSTATSPQRPKPNVSGHKAKEVLPDVDVAEIASSVFDFLSATRRLMSRPSADMNISQSEIEVLQFISQHPGCGVSEIARLRFLRASNVSATVRRLINDGLVDRQANDYDRRAQDLYLTDKGVDVMNAITDQWAIFIAQATSRMERSDVRKLRDGVPALRGLSDAAETIIDNLQRERERVI
- a CDS encoding ABC transporter permease subunit — its product is MNLIKSEWLKLSTTKAVWWTSGLILFFAVAFAALNGVGAGMIYQSATEGDGPADVAGVVDAKNALDATGALGGMLVFGMMIIIIQAVLNVTNEYANGTAKNTLLATPKRLPVPFAKVLVYGVLAMVLTFISAVLSVWTSKFAASRIITDNDTILEGAGFGADGLWTAIGRLVLYALLSVVISTGVGYLLRSTAASIAALLLWKLVVESAVVPLVPKIRDWLPPYMPFNNIDMATMMMDTPDAPWGQVGSILYFAAFCVVFFIAGLIALKKRDA
- a CDS encoding ABC transporter ATP-binding protein translates to MIKVNSLSKAYGGTTVVDNLDFEVKPGIVTGFLGPNGAGKSTTMRMIVGLDTPTSGSALIDGKRYAEFDRPLTKVGTLLDAKWVHPNRSAVNHLRWIAAANGFSRTRVDEVLDIVGLSNVAGRKAGKFSLGMGQRLGLAAALLGDPEVLILDEPVNGLDPEGIRWVRDFVRQLAREGRTVLISSHLLSEMAQTADHLIVIGKGKLVADQSVHEFIKSSSQTTTIVRSEHLAEMENALREEAVTFERSKDVEGRDILVVPDHDTDWVGGLAFTYGLRLNELSQKSASLEEAFMQQTGHSVEYQAKAGLDAPGIPATPSTAEPGVPVDGAGNRIEKGE
- a CDS encoding multidrug effflux MFS transporter, with the translated sequence MDSKKQQFGVLTLAGFALLSAGGPLGTDMYLPALPLIGRDLGASPAVVQLSITAYMVGMAMGQLLIGPLSDGRGRRGLLCFGMVLGLIASVVCAIAPTAAVLIAARFFQGVAGGTGVVLTRAMIADKLRGSAAAQALSVMMLIIGVAPILAPLLGGVINQAAGWRAIFFTLALIALTQILVASRQPETLPVERRHGGGPVRMYRNMLGLFRRPAFVGYAMAFAFGFGTMFAFISGSSFVYQEVFGLSSVGFSVMFALNAVALLSANSLNIRLVGRIGARRLQRVAVCVIAAGAVAVLLCALVLPRDVDAAMYALAAAVFVATFGVGLNMSNSTALAQGLAADRAGAGSAVLGAGQFVVAGVMSPLVGLGSDRMLALGLCMVASVAVAIAGTLLAAKFAPHAQ